Part of the Patescibacteria group bacterium genome is shown below.
GGGCAATATCTCGGCAAGTACTGCACCAGGAGACGTTACAAAATAATCCGCGGTTTCGCACACCGCAAGCATAACATCAAGCGGAATTCCCGCTTTTGATTCTTGCTTCCCAATTTTTTTCAGTTTGTAGTCGGATGTTTTTATTGCCGTTTTTGACGTGCTAATGTCTTTTGATGAAATAACAATCGCAGGAATTGTTTTTTTGCGAAGTGGCACCGATATTATAGAACCCTCTGGAATCGGTTGTGTCGAAAAATACGACAACTCATCTTTTGTGATTCCTCGGGATATGGGTATGACTCGTATAAAATGCATGTCCTATAGCATAGCAAATTTGTGGAAATAATTTTATAGAATTATAGAATCAGTTTCTATAGGACTTCAACACTTGCGCCTATTCCATTTAGTCGGTTTGCAAGATCCTCATACCCTCGCTCAATAGTGTATATATTTCGCAATATAGAGGTTCCTTCAGCGGCGAGCATACCGAGAAGAATAATAGCAGCTGGACGCAAAGCGGGAGGACACACAAGTTCAGCACTTCTTAGTTTGGTGGGGCCGGTTATAAAAATTCTATGAGGATCGGCAAGCATAGTATCAGCTCCGAGCTTATCAAGTTCTGAAAAGTGGATGGCCCTTTTTTCATAGACCCAATCATGGATTAATGTTTGTCCTTTCGCTTGTGTTGCAATAATGGCAAAGAAGGGAAGGTTGTCCATATTAAGACCGGGATATGGTCTCGGAGTTATTTTTTCAGCAAGGGCGGTGAGTTGTGACGGATATGTTTTTATATCCACAAGATTGGTCCTGCCGTTTAGTGCGTAGTAGTGCTTTAGTATTTTGTATTTGAAACCCATCTTTTCAAGTTTTAAAAGTTCAAGCTCAAGAAAATCAATAGGGCAGCGTTTAATGGTAAGCATTGACTTTGTTACAATCGCAGCTGTAAGAAAAAACATAGTATCAATAGGGTCTTCACTCAGTGAATATTCAACAGGAATATCAATTGTTTTCTTGCCGTGAATTAAGAGTGTCGTGGTGCCGATTCCGTCTATTTGAACCCCCAGTTTTTCAAGAAAGAAACACAACTCCTGCACTTGATAATTTGCCGAGGCGTACTTTATTACTGTCTTTCCGGGTATTTTGCTCGCAGCCATTATTGCGTTTTCGGTTACAGTGTCACCGGATTCATACAATATTATAGTACTTGGTTTGAGACGGCTGTGTTCAATACGATGGTGGTCGGCTTTTGTAGTAATACGTACTCCAAACTTCTCCAGTGCGTAGAAGTGAGGTTTGACCGATCGAGTACCGAGCCTGCACCCTCCTGATTGAGGAAGTTTAAATGATTTGAAAAGGTGAATCATTGGACCTATAAATAGCAGAATGCTTCTGGTTTTCATTGCAGAACGTGTATTGATAGTCGAAAGTGTAAGTTTTGTAGGCGGTTTGATTTCCACATCATCATCTTTCCATGTTACGGATACCCCAATACTCTGCAGCACTTCAATGATTCTATATACCTCTTCAATGCGGGGCATATTTCGCAAGATAGTAGTGTTTTTGTTTAACAATGACGCACATAAAAGCACCACCGCACCGTTTTTTGAAGTGTTGGTAACTATGGATCCTGAGAGTTTTTTGCCGCCTTCTATTTTTAAATTTATTGCACCGGTAGAGATACTAACCAGCTCTTTATTGAGAGCGCGACTTAATTTTGAAAGCATACTGGTACTGAGATTTTGCTCTCCACTTTCCATTCGTGCAACAGCACTTTGAGTCGTGCCTATCATTTCTCCAAGGGCACGTTGAGTGATACCACGCTTCTCCCGAGAAGAGGATATTATTTTTCCAAGTTGTTTGTGTTCCTTGCTCATATATTTCATGCTGACTGTGATAATATAGCATATATGCTATATTTTTATCAATGTAACTTATCGTTATGTACTCTCACATTGGCAATTGAGCCCAAAAACGATACTATGTACGCACATGTCTTTTTTTTCACCAAAATTGGGGATAGATTTGGGCACCACATACATTCTGGTGTATGTGCCCGGCAGAGGAGTCGTACTCTCCGAACCGTCTGTTGTGGCAGTCTCAGAGCAAGACAATAAGATTCTTGCGATTGGCTCGGAAGCAAAGGAAATGATAGGAAGAACACCAGATAATATTATTGCGTACCGTCCCATGAAAGACGGAGTAATTGCCGACTACCGAGTTACCGAAGCAATGCTTCGATATTATATGAAAAAGGCACTCGGTAAATTTCGTTTATTTAGACCCGAGGTTATGATTTCAGTGCCAGCAAGTGTTACATCAACTGAACGGAGAGCGGTCATCGAAGCAGCGATAAAAGCAGGTGCAAAATCAGCGTATGTGGTCAAAGAACCAATACTGGCAGCGATTGGAGCTGGTATACCGATTCAAGAAGCAAAAGGACACATGGTGGTTGATGTTGGCGGGGGGACTATTGATGTGGCCGTTATTTCGCTCGGCGGAATTGTTTCGTGCGCCTCAGTCAAGTGTGCAGGCAACCGGATAGATCGTGCCATTGCCGATTATATAAAAAAGACATTCAATCTTGCCATTGGAGAGGAGATGGCTGAGAAGATAAAAATACGAATTGGGTCAGCGGTACCACTAGAAGAAGAACTTTCCATGGTTATAAAAGGAAGAGATTTTCTCACCGGATTGCCTCGTTCAACAGAAATTACGACTAACGAGGTTGTAAAAGCAATTTCACGTGAGTTGCGTGAAATGATAAAAGCAATTCGCGATGTACTTCAAGAAACCCCACCCGAACTCTCTGCCGATATTATTGATAAAGGAATCATCATGACCGGTGGCTCATCACAACTACGCAATTTCCCCGAACTTATACTGCGTCGCATTGGTGTAAAAGCGTATCTTGCCGATGACACCGCATATTGTGTTGCAAAAGGTACTGGGATAGCGCTTACACATCTTGATACCTATAAGAAAAGCATTATTGCAAAAAAATAACAATTTTGCCCATGATTGGAAATTTAATTTGTTGAATTTCCAATCATGGGTGCAAAATATTACCCTGTTAAATAATTTTTTCAAAGAAAAAATTAACATTTGAAAAAGTATATAGACAAGTATGTTACGCAAATCGTATAAAATAAACAGACAGCATGTCAATAGAATTGAGAAAAATCAAATGTTATTTAACAGGGTGATGATTTTGTAACATCATTGCTCGTCAATACTCACAATAATTAACAAAATCTATCATGAAGTTGTTGTTGGATGCACATAAAAAGAACGCACTATTTCATGCATATCTCATTGAAGGCGAGAAAAAAACTGTGTTGCCGGAGTTATTTTCTTTTTTTGAAAAAACACTGAAAATTCCCACAAATGGAAATCCAGATTTTTATTTCAGGGAGTTTGATAATTTTGGCATAGACGATGGAAGGGCACTACAAGTTATA
Proteins encoded:
- a CDS encoding UDP-N-acetylglucosamine 1-carboxyvinyltransferase, with amino-acid sequence MSKEHKQLGKIISSSREKRGITQRALGEMIGTTQSAVARMESGEQNLSTSMLSKLSRALNKELVSISTGAINLKIEGGKKLSGSIVTNTSKNGAVVLLCASLLNKNTTILRNMPRIEEVYRIIEVLQSIGVSVTWKDDDVEIKPPTKLTLSTINTRSAMKTRSILLFIGPMIHLFKSFKLPQSGGCRLGTRSVKPHFYALEKFGVRITTKADHHRIEHSRLKPSTIILYESGDTVTENAIMAASKIPGKTVIKYASANYQVQELCFFLEKLGVQIDGIGTTTLLIHGKKTIDIPVEYSLSEDPIDTMFFLTAAIVTKSMLTIKRCPIDFLELELLKLEKMGFKYKILKHYYALNGRTNLVDIKTYPSQLTALAEKITPRPYPGLNMDNLPFFAIIATQAKGQTLIHDWVYEKRAIHFSELDKLGADTMLADPHRIFITGPTKLRSAELVCPPALRPAAIILLGMLAAEGTSILRNIYTIERGYEDLANRLNGIGASVEVL
- a CDS encoding rod shape-determining protein; its protein translation is MSFFSPKLGIDLGTTYILVYVPGRGVVLSEPSVVAVSEQDNKILAIGSEAKEMIGRTPDNIIAYRPMKDGVIADYRVTEAMLRYYMKKALGKFRLFRPEVMISVPASVTSTERRAVIEAAIKAGAKSAYVVKEPILAAIGAGIPIQEAKGHMVVDVGGGTIDVAVISLGGIVSCASVKCAGNRIDRAIADYIKKTFNLAIGEEMAEKIKIRIGSAVPLEEELSMVIKGRDFLTGLPRSTEITTNEVVKAISRELREMIKAIRDVLQETPPELSADIIDKGIIMTGGSSQLRNFPELILRRIGVKAYLADDTAYCVAKGTGIALTHLDTYKKSIIAKK